One Verrucomicrobiaceae bacterium genomic window carries:
- a CDS encoding pyridoxal phosphate-dependent aminotransferase gives MDFIAKNIAEVAPSMTLSITAQAKALKKQGIDVLSFGAGEPDFNTPAHITAAAIDALNKGQTRYTESAGILELREAIAAKFLVDNGLQYEPSQISVNCGAKHSCYNAILAVVNPGDEVIIPAPYWTSYPEMVRMVGGVPVIVETKRENDWKITPSEFEDAMSPLTKMIIINSPGNPTGSVYSKEELAQIGEIAAGEDIIILSDEIYEKLVYCGEKHVSIASISKEIYDHTITINGFSKAYAMTGWRLGYTAAPKAIATAIDTIQSHTTSNPTTFAQYGALAALQGDQQIVADMRDEFDVRRQYMLSRLQNIKKVRVVEPKGAFYFLVDIEQTGIKSVNFCEKLLSKQRVAAVPGVAFGAEHTIRFSYATSLEIINSGMDRFEEFCAQH, from the coding sequence ATGGATTTCATTGCCAAGAACATCGCCGAAGTCGCCCCTTCTATGACTCTCTCCATCACCGCCCAGGCGAAGGCGCTCAAGAAACAGGGGATCGACGTGTTGAGCTTCGGAGCCGGAGAGCCTGACTTCAATACCCCCGCGCACATCACTGCTGCTGCCATCGATGCCCTCAATAAAGGCCAGACCCGCTACACCGAGAGCGCCGGCATCCTCGAACTCCGCGAAGCCATCGCCGCCAAGTTCCTCGTGGACAACGGCCTCCAATACGAGCCCTCCCAGATCAGCGTGAACTGCGGTGCCAAGCACTCCTGCTACAACGCCATCCTCGCCGTCGTCAATCCTGGTGATGAAGTCATCATCCCTGCACCCTACTGGACGAGCTACCCAGAAATGGTCCGCATGGTCGGCGGCGTCCCCGTCATCGTCGAAACCAAGCGCGAAAACGACTGGAAGATCACCCCTAGCGAGTTCGAGGACGCCATGTCCCCGCTCACCAAGATGATCATCATCAACAGCCCTGGCAACCCCACCGGCAGCGTTTACTCCAAAGAAGAGCTGGCCCAGATCGGTGAGATCGCCGCAGGAGAAGACATCATCATCCTCAGCGACGAGATCTATGAGAAACTCGTCTATTGCGGTGAAAAGCACGTCTCCATCGCCAGCATCAGCAAAGAAATCTACGACCACACCATCACCATCAATGGCTTCTCCAAAGCCTACGCCATGACCGGCTGGCGCCTCGGCTACACCGCCGCACCGAAGGCCATCGCCACCGCCATCGACACCATCCAGAGCCACACCACCAGCAATCCCACCACCTTTGCTCAATACGGAGCCCTCGCCGCTCTCCAGGGTGATCAGCAGATCGTCGCCGACATGCGTGATGAGTTCGACGTCCGTCGTCAATACATGCTCAGCCGCCTGCAAAACATCAAAAAAGTCCGCGTCGTCGAGCCAAAGGGTGCCTTCTACTTCCTCGTCGATATCGAGCAGACCGGCATCAAGAGCGTGAACTTCTGCGAAAAACTTCTCAGCAAGCAGCGTGTCGCCGCCGTCCCAGGCGTCGCCTTCGGAGCCGAGCACACCATCCGCTTCAGCTACGCCACCAGCCTGGAGATCATCAACTCCGGCATGGACCGCTTTGAGGAATTCTGCGCCCAGCATTAA
- a CDS encoding M20 family metallopeptidase has protein sequence MSHVLETLADLVRINSVNSAYEGGPGEAGVAAYVRRFFEQRGIEVREQEVFPGRNNVIARVPGRSTTPPIILEAHMDTVSTKGMTIAPFDPVVRDGRLYGRGSVDDKAGLAAMMHAAAEIHASSEKPPGDVWMAAVVDEEFSFRGVVKLCEGLQARAAIVAEPTEMRCVIASKGCVRWRIRTRGKAAHSAKPHLGINAITAMSRVVLALQNDHDSLQNHPHPLLGPATCNVGVMRGGVQVNFVPDEAVIEIDRRLLPGEELESVLAHYQGILDALMQHHPEVLAEMEPPMLSDWPFQTDAGHPFIHLCQDVLRSMQREDGVCGVPFCSDASKFARLGIPTVLFGPGSIDQAHAAIEYVECAQVEEAVTFYRAAAQRFGGGTHA, from the coding sequence ATGTCACACGTCCTCGAAACCCTCGCAGACCTCGTGCGCATCAACAGCGTCAACAGCGCCTATGAAGGTGGTCCGGGTGAAGCAGGCGTCGCGGCCTACGTGCGGCGTTTTTTCGAGCAGCGCGGCATCGAGGTGAGGGAGCAAGAAGTCTTCCCCGGTCGGAACAACGTCATCGCCCGCGTGCCAGGTCGCAGCACCACCCCGCCCATCATCCTGGAGGCTCACATGGACACCGTATCCACCAAAGGCATGACCATTGCCCCCTTTGACCCCGTCGTGCGTGATGGCAGGCTCTACGGACGCGGCAGCGTCGATGACAAGGCCGGACTCGCTGCCATGATGCATGCCGCAGCAGAAATCCACGCATCGAGCGAAAAACCACCCGGTGATGTATGGATGGCCGCCGTGGTCGATGAGGAGTTTTCCTTCCGTGGTGTCGTGAAGCTCTGTGAGGGCCTCCAAGCCCGTGCCGCCATCGTCGCAGAGCCTACAGAAATGCGCTGCGTCATCGCTAGCAAAGGCTGTGTGCGCTGGCGCATCCGCACCCGTGGGAAGGCCGCACACAGTGCCAAGCCCCACCTCGGCATCAATGCCATCACCGCCATGTCACGCGTCGTCCTCGCCTTGCAAAACGACCACGACAGCCTGCAAAACCACCCGCACCCCCTGCTCGGTCCGGCCACCTGCAACGTCGGCGTCATGCGCGGTGGCGTGCAGGTCAATTTCGTCCCGGATGAGGCCGTCATCGAAATCGACCGCCGCCTGCTCCCAGGTGAAGAGCTCGAAAGCGTCCTCGCACACTACCAGGGTATCCTAGATGCACTCATGCAGCATCATCCAGAGGTGCTCGCTGAAATGGAGCCCCCGATGCTCTCCGATTGGCCCTTTCAGACCGATGCGGGCCATCCCTTCATCCATCTCTGTCAGGATGTGCTGCGCAGCATGCAGCGGGAGGATGGCGTGTGCGGAGTGCCCTTTTGCAGTGATGCCAGCAAGTTCGCCCGCCTGGGCATCCCCACGGTGCTCTTTGGCCCCGGCAGCATCGATCAGGCCCACGCCGCCATCGAGTATGTCGAGTGTGCCCAAGTCGAAGAAGCCGTCACCTTTTACCGCGCTGCCGCCCAGCGCTTCGGAGGAGGTACGCATGCCTGA
- a CDS encoding bifunctional riboflavin kinase/FAD synthetase: MKESSMRVLHSIDELSSVPGPVALAVGVFDGVHLGHQEVIRAASEHARTHGGTAVVLTFDPHPLRVLRPGAAPRLLCGAQHQRRILEEAGVQCLLVCPFTSETAKTPARAFVEHLVRAARPLGCIAVGYAWSFGRGREGDIHLLTDLGREHGFAVYGVPPVCIQGATVSSTLIREAVASGDFALAARMLGHEYSVFGKIVEGRRLGRQLGFPTANVEVENEQLPPSGVYAVHARLHKNDPWLPGVANLGTKPTVAENADPGLEVHLLDWSGDCYGKDLEVRFVQKLRDVQKFTDLDSLTAQIARDAATARTLLTS; the protein is encoded by the coding sequence ATGAAAGAAAGCAGCATGCGCGTGTTGCACAGCATTGATGAACTCTCCTCCGTGCCGGGGCCGGTGGCCCTGGCCGTAGGCGTATTCGACGGAGTGCATCTCGGCCACCAGGAGGTCATCCGTGCAGCCAGTGAGCATGCACGCACGCATGGAGGCACCGCCGTCGTCCTCACCTTTGATCCGCATCCGCTGCGTGTGCTGCGGCCAGGTGCCGCTCCCCGCTTGCTCTGCGGCGCACAGCATCAGCGCCGCATATTGGAGGAAGCAGGTGTGCAGTGCCTCCTGGTCTGCCCCTTCACCTCAGAGACTGCCAAAACACCCGCGCGGGCCTTTGTGGAGCACCTCGTGCGTGCCGCGCGGCCCCTCGGCTGCATCGCCGTCGGTTATGCATGGAGTTTCGGACGAGGGCGTGAGGGAGACATCCATCTACTCACGGATCTCGGGCGTGAGCATGGATTCGCCGTCTATGGTGTGCCGCCCGTGTGCATCCAGGGGGCCACCGTCAGCAGCACTCTCATCCGCGAGGCCGTCGCCAGCGGAGATTTCGCCCTCGCAGCACGCATGCTCGGGCATGAGTACAGCGTTTTTGGGAAAATCGTCGAAGGCCGCCGTCTCGGTCGCCAGCTCGGCTTTCCCACCGCCAATGTGGAGGTGGAAAACGAGCAACTCCCTCCCTCAGGCGTTTACGCCGTCCACGCCCGACTGCACAAAAATGACCCTTGGCTGCCCGGCGTGGCCAATCTCGGCACTAAGCCTACCGTGGCCGAAAATGCCGATCCGGGGCTCGAAGTGCATTTGCTCGATTGGAGCGGTGACTGCTACGGCAAAGACTTGGAAGTTCGTTTTGTGCAAAAACTCAGAGATGTGCAAAAATTCACCGATCTGGATAGCCTCACCGCCCAGATCGCTCGTGATGCAGCAACAGCACGCACGCTGCTAACCTCTTAA